Proteins found in one Rutidosis leptorrhynchoides isolate AG116_Rl617_1_P2 unplaced genomic scaffold, CSIRO_AGI_Rlap_v1 contig429, whole genome shotgun sequence genomic segment:
- the LOC139883636 gene encoding uncharacterized protein has translation MEGKRVVIVGGGIGGAHAAVFLQNDFDVTLVDQKEYMEILWAELRSMVEPTFSNRSVVYHKDYLTKGKLVTSAAVDITETEVHTADGTRIPFDYCIIATGHRYNLPQSRDERIKLFEEDNDKITAANSILVVGGGPTGVELAAEIAVDYPGKQVTLVHKGPRLMEFVGEKASRKALSWLKSKGVDVKLNQTVDLEGKDADGCYETSSGESVKADCYFLCIGKPSGSGWLKESMLKDKLDGKGRLMVDANLRVEGHANIFAIGDITDIPELKQGYLAEKHAGVVAKNVKVLTSGGGEQSKLAVYKAAGADVALVSLGRKDGVAQFPLVTISGRIPGIIKSGDLFIGKTRKQLGLRP, from the exons ATGGAAGGAAAGAGAGTCGTCATAGTTGGTGGTGGCATTGGTGGTGCTCACGCCGCCGTGTTTCTTCAGAACGATTTTGATGTTACCCTCGTTGACCA GAAGGAGTATATGGAGATATTATGGGCAGAATTAAGGTCAATGGTGGAACCAACTTTCTCGAATAGATCTGTGGTTTACCATAAAGACTACCTGACCAAGGGAAAGCTTGTAACTTCAGCAGCAGTCGATATAACCGAAACGGAGGTGCATACGGCCGATGGAACACGAATTCCGTTTGACTATTGTATTATCGCCACTGGGCACAGATACAATCTTCCTCAGAGTAGAGATGAGAGGATTAAACTGTTCGAAGAAGATAACGACAAAATAACGGCTGCAAATTCCATTTTGGTGGTCGGAGGAGGTCCCACAGGAGTAGAACTTGCTGCTGAAATAGCAGTGGATTATCCTGGTAAGCAGGTGACTCTTGTACATAAGGGTCCTAGATTGATGGAATTTGTTGGAGAAAAAGCTTCTAGAAAGGCTCTATCGTGGTTGAAATCAAAGGGTGTTGATGTCAAGTTGAATCAGACTGTCGATCTGGAGGGGAAAGATGCAGATGGCTGCTATGAAACCTCTAGTGGAGAGAGTGTAAAGGCGGATTGCTATTTCCTATGTATTGGAAAACCGTCTGGCTCAGGATGGCTGAAAGAGAGCATGTTGAAGGATAAGTTGGATGGCAAAGGAAGGTTGATGGTTGACGCTAATTTGAGAGTTGAGGGACATGCAAACATTTTTGCCATCGGAGATATTACAGACATACCA GAACTGAAACAAGGCTACTTGGCTGAAAAACATGCTGGGGTGGTTGCAAAGAATGTTAAGGTATTGACATCAGGTGGTGGAGAGCAGAGCAAACTGGCGGTTTATAAGGCAGCAGGTGCTGACGTGGCACTTGTCTCGCTTGGTAGGAAAGATGGCGTTGCTCAGTTCCCGCTTGTGACCATCAGCGGCCGCATCCCTGGAATAATCAAATCAGGTGACTTGTTCATTGGCAAAACCAGAAAGCAACTTGGCCTGCGCCCTTGA